A window of Chiloscyllium punctatum isolate Juve2018m chromosome 37, sChiPun1.3, whole genome shotgun sequence contains these coding sequences:
- the LOC140463232 gene encoding beta-1,3-galactosyltransferase 5-like, which produces MFPRKVRFLCYCLLLVLSLSLLLSRWLFSPPQHSRKELGASPVPRRVFLVRPDSECDREPPFLVLLVTTRPEEVLERAAIRETWGTERHLQTGRISTFFLLGHGGMYQRQIQQESQSHRDILQGDFIDTYYNLTEKVLLGLEWVHRFCPSARFVMKTDSDMFVNVFYLSQLLSSKNTTGFFSGQLMRDIRPIRSKANKWYVSKEEFAPALYPRYCSGTGYVLSGDMAGKIWAVSKSIPLLKLEDVYVGLCLTKLLVSPVPVSSRRVFFTRHVPFSVCRYHSLVTSHRVSPSQLRLYWKSLQEAEVSECPLIP; this is translated from the coding sequence atgTTTCCCAGGAAAGTCCGTTTCCTGTGCTACTGCCTTCTGCTGGTTCTGAGCCTGTCCCTCCTGCTCTCCCGGTGGCTGTTCTCCCCACCACAGCACAGTCGCAAGGAACTGGGAGCCTCCCCGGTGCCCAGACGCGTTTTCCTCGTGAGGCCGGACTCGGAGTGTGATAGGGAGCCTCCCTTCCTTGTGCTTCTAGTGACGACCAGgccagaggaggtgttggagCGAGCTGCAATCCGGGAGACGTGGGGCACAGAGAGGCACCTCCAGACCGGGCGCATCAGCACATTCTTCCTGCTCGGACACGGGGGCATGTACCAGAGACAGATCCAGCAGGAGAGCCAGTCTCACCGGGATATTCTCCAGGGGGACTTCATTGACACCTATTACAATTTAACAGAGAAGGTGTTGCTGGGTTTGGAATGGGTCCATCGATTCTGTCCTTCAGCCCGTTTCGTCATGAAGACAGACTCGGACATGTTTGTCAACGTCTTCTACCTGAGCCAGCTGCTGAGCAGCAAGAACACCACGGGTTTCTTCAGTGGTCAGCTCATGAgggacattcggcccatcaggaGCAAGGCCAACAAATGGTATGTCAGCAAGGAGGAGTTTGCTCCCGCCCTCTATCCCCGCTACTGTTCGGGAACGGGCTATGTCCTCTCCGGCGACATGGCTGGGAAGATCTGGGCCGTCTCCAAATCCATTCCTCTCCTCAAACTTGAAGATGTTTATGTGGGCCTCTGCTTGACCAAGTTGTTAGTCTCCCCTGTCCCGGTGAGCAGTCGGCGGGTCTTTTTCACCCGTCATGTGCCCTTCTCGGTTTGCCGCTATCATTCCCTTGTCACCTCGCACAGGGTGAGTCCATCTCAGCTGCGTCTGTACTGGAAATCCCTGCAAGAGGCTGAGGTATCAGAGTGCCCTCTGATCCCTTAA